From a region of the Arachis ipaensis cultivar K30076 chromosome B09, Araip1.1, whole genome shotgun sequence genome:
- the LOC107616809 gene encoding probable prolyl 4-hydroxylase 9 isoform X1, translating to MKGKAKRSKVKLGVPVLVMVCSLFFFTGLFVSPMLFNFQDFGDVGQGQPWSRLLQESAAKEYGKSGDPFLHSISFQILSWRPRIVYFPNFTTADVCEKIIEMAKPKLEPSKLALREGETVESTKGTRTSSGAFISASEDKSGILDFIEKKIAKVTMIPTSHGEAFNILRYEVLQKYDTHYDAFDPFEYGNVRSQRIASFLLYLSTVEAGGETMFPFEDGLNMDIGYDYKQCIGLKVKPRQGDGLLFYSVLPDGNIDKTSLHGSCPVIEGEKWVATKWINDKKQHY from the exons ATGAAAGGGAAAGCCAAAAGATCGAAAGTGAAGTTGGGGGTTCCTGTTCTGGTAATGGTTTGCTCCCTTTTCTTCTTTACTGGGCTCTTTGTATCTCCTATGCTCTTCAACTTTCAG GATTTTGGTGACGTGGGACAGGGGCAACCGTGGTCGAGATTGCTTCAGGAATCTGCTGCCAAAGAATATGGCAAGTCTGGAGACCCCTTTCTTCATTCAATCTCATTTCAG ATTTTGAGTTGGCGACCAAGGATAGTTTACTTTCCGAATTTCACAACTGCAGATGTATGCGAAAAAATAATTGAAATGGCAAAGCCTAAATTGGAACCCTCTAAATTGGCATTGAGGGAAGGAGAAACTGTTGAGAGCACAAAAGGCACTCGAACAAG TTCAGGTGCATTCATCTCTGCATCAGAAGACAAATCTGGTATCTTAGACttcattgaaaagaaaattgctaAGGTTACAATGATACCAACGAGTCATGGAGAA GCATTCAATATACTGAGATATGAGGTTCTTCAGAAATATGATACTCATTATGATGCCTTCGACCCATTTGAATATGGAAATGTTCGGAGCCAAAGG ATTGCTTCGTTTTTACTATACCTATCAACTGTAGAAGCAGGAGGAGAAACCATGTTCCCTTTTGAG GATGGTTTGAACATGGACATTGGTTATGATTATAAACAATGCATTGGTTTGAAGGTGAAGCCAAGACAAGGTGACGGGCTTTTATTCTATTCAGTTCTTCCAGATGGGAACATTGATAAG ACTTCTCTTCATGGAAGCTGTCCAGTGATTGAGGGGGAGAAATGGGTGGCAACTAAGTGGATCAATGATAAAAAGCAACACTACTAA
- the LOC107616809 gene encoding probable prolyl 4-hydroxylase 9 isoform X2, whose amino-acid sequence MKGKAKRSKVKLGVPVLVMVCSLFFFTGLFVSPMLFNFQDFGDVGQGQPWSRLLQESAAKEYGKSGDPFLHSISFQILSWRPRIVYFPNFTTADVCEKIIEMAKPKLEPSKLALREGETVESTKGTRTSSGAFISASEDKSGILDFIEKKIAKVTMIPTSHGEAFNILRYEVLQKYDTHYDAFDPFEYGNVRSQRIASFLLYLSTVEAGGETMFPFEDGLNMDIGYDYKQCIGLKVKPRQGDGLLFYSVLPDGNIDKCRLLFMEAVQ is encoded by the exons ATGAAAGGGAAAGCCAAAAGATCGAAAGTGAAGTTGGGGGTTCCTGTTCTGGTAATGGTTTGCTCCCTTTTCTTCTTTACTGGGCTCTTTGTATCTCCTATGCTCTTCAACTTTCAG GATTTTGGTGACGTGGGACAGGGGCAACCGTGGTCGAGATTGCTTCAGGAATCTGCTGCCAAAGAATATGGCAAGTCTGGAGACCCCTTTCTTCATTCAATCTCATTTCAG ATTTTGAGTTGGCGACCAAGGATAGTTTACTTTCCGAATTTCACAACTGCAGATGTATGCGAAAAAATAATTGAAATGGCAAAGCCTAAATTGGAACCCTCTAAATTGGCATTGAGGGAAGGAGAAACTGTTGAGAGCACAAAAGGCACTCGAACAAG TTCAGGTGCATTCATCTCTGCATCAGAAGACAAATCTGGTATCTTAGACttcattgaaaagaaaattgctaAGGTTACAATGATACCAACGAGTCATGGAGAA GCATTCAATATACTGAGATATGAGGTTCTTCAGAAATATGATACTCATTATGATGCCTTCGACCCATTTGAATATGGAAATGTTCGGAGCCAAAGG ATTGCTTCGTTTTTACTATACCTATCAACTGTAGAAGCAGGAGGAGAAACCATGTTCCCTTTTGAG GATGGTTTGAACATGGACATTGGTTATGATTATAAACAATGCATTGGTTTGAAGGTGAAGCCAAGACAAGGTGACGGGCTTTTATTCTATTCAGTTCTTCCAGATGGGAACATTGATAAG TGCAGACTTCTCTTCATGGAAGCTGTCCAGTGA
- the LOC107619414 gene encoding PXMP2/4 family protein 4, with protein MSAALLKNPARIPYALMQRRFIAPTRAPSSPFPFLCKNLQSRPYLQLLKPREYKISPYLFSSSFCSSSSSTTATTASASLAKFGFVGWYLGMVKSWPILTKSVTSALIYIAADLSAQTIVRQSQDSYDFVRTLRMAGYGMIILGPTLHFWFNFVSKLFPKRDLLSTLKKMVMGQTIYGPAMTIVFFSLNARLQGESSTEIAARLKRDFLPTFLSGVMYWPFCDFITFRFVPVHLQPLVTNSFSYLWTIYMTYMASLEKAKTAS; from the exons ATGAGTGCCGCTTTGTTGAAGAACCCCGCTAGGATTCCCTATGCTTTGATGCAGAGGCGCTTCATTGCTCCAACGAGAGctccttcttctccttttccttttctctgcAAGAACTTGCAGTCCAGGCCTTATCTTCAGCTGCTGAAACCCAGAGAATATAAGATATCCCCATATTTGTTCTCTTCatctttttgttcttcatcatcttctacaACTGCTACAACTGCATCGGCTTCACTTGCCAAGTTTGGCTTTGTGGGTTGGTATTTGGGGATGGTCAAGTCCTGGCCCATTCTCACCAAAAGTGTTACTTCTGCTCTCATTTACATCGCTGCTGATTTATCTGCTCAG ACTATAGTGCGGCAATCACAAGATTCTTATGATTTCGTAAGGACTTTACGCATGGCAGGATATGGCATGATCATTTTAGGACCAACACTCCATTTCTGGTTCAATTTTGTGTCAAAGCTTTTCCCAAAAAGGGATCTTTTGTCTACATTGAAGAAGATGGTCATGGGCCAGACAATTTACGGACCTGCAATGACTATTGTCTTCTTCTCCTTGAATGCTCGATTGCAGG GTGAAAGTAGCACAGAGATTGCTGCACGTTTAAAGCGTGATTTTCTTCCTACATTCTTAAGTGGAGTTATGTACTGGCCATTTTGTGATTTTATTACATTTAGATTCGTTCCAGTCCATTTACAG CCACTCGTCACTAACTCATTTTCTTACTTGTGGACCATTTATATGACCTACATGGCAAGCCTAGAGAAAGCAAAGACAGCATCCTGA
- the LOC107616138 gene encoding uncharacterized protein LOC107616138 → MVEKLGLTCVRHPKSYTLKWLNDSGEIKVDKQVIIAFSIGKYVDETLCDVVPMQAYHLLLGRPWQFDRRVFYDGHTNRFSFDFNDRKITLAPLSPKEVYLDQLKLQQDTNGNIGCEIIEKSERKEAMREKNIEKGPKVSEKKEKSTCHESSANTEKIEKVENKLCFFAKERDLKGALIGKKALFMVRFRDTLFSDTDLNPNLPNSFVSLLQEFPNVFSIDVPRGMPPL, encoded by the coding sequence ATGGTAGAGAAATTGGGTTTGACATGTGTTCGCCACCCTAAATCATATACGTTGAAGTGGTTGAATGACAGTGGAGAGATCAAGGTTGACAAGCAGGTGATAATTGCATTCTCTATTGGAAAGTATGTTGATGAGACATTGTGTGATGTGGTGCCAATGCAAGCTTATCATTTATTATTAGGGAGACCTTGGCAGTTTGACCGTCGAGTATTTTATGATGGTCACACGAATCGATTCTCCTTTGATTTTAATGATCGTAAGATCACTCTTGCTCCTTTATCACCTAAGGAGGTTTACCTTGACCAGTTGAAGCTTCAACAGGATACCAATGGGAACATAGGATGTGAGATCATAGAAAAATCTGAGAGAAAAGAGGCTATGAGAGAAAAGAATATAGAAAAAGGCCCAAAGGTgagtgaaaagaaagaaaagagtacaTGTCATGAGAGTAGTGCAAATACAGAGAAAATTGAGAAAGTTGAGAACAAATTGTGTTTCTTTGCAAAAGAGAGAGATTTAAAGGGTGCTTTAATAGGCAAGAAAGCTTTGTTTATGGTTCGATTTAGGGATACTTTATTCTCTGACACTGACCTTAACCCAAATTTGCCAAATAGCTTTGTTTCTTTGTTGCAAGAATTTCCCAATGTCTTTTCTATTGACGTACCACGCGGTATGCCTCCATTATGA
- the LOC107618808 gene encoding leucine-rich repeat protein 2, which produces MASFTPFSLLFLLLLQNPFLSLSSNSEGNALHALRSRLSDPNNVLQSWDPTLVNPCTWFHVTCDSNNHVIRLDLGNSNISGTLGPELGQLHHLQYLELYRNELSGKIPEELGKLKKLISMDLYGNKLEGRIPKSFGKLKSLKFLRLNDNKLSGTIPRELTHLKNLKIFDVSNNDLCGTIPVDGNFGSFPMESFENNRLNGPELKGLVPYDFGC; this is translated from the exons ATGGCGTCCTTCACTCCCTTCTCACTATTATTTCTGCTGCTTCTCCAAAATCCCTTCCTATCTCTCTCATCCAACTCCGAAG GGAATGCACTGCATGCTCTGAGAAGCAGGCTTTCTGACCCAAACAACGTGCTTCAGAGCTGGGACCCAACCCTGGTTAATCCCTGTACTTGGTTCCATGTTACCTGTGACTCCAACAATCACGTTATTCGCTT AGACTTGGGCAATTCTAACATTTCTGGAACTCTGGGCCCAGAACTTGGCCAGTTACACCATCTCCAGTACCT GGAACTCTATAGGAATGAATTATCAGGAAAGATTCCTGAGGAACTTGGCAAGTTGAAGAAACTTATTAGCATGGATTTGTATGGTAACAAATTGGAGGGGAGAATCCCAAAGTCATTTGGCAAGTTGAAGTCACTTAAATTCCT GCGGCTAAATGATAACAAGTTGTCAGGAACAATACCAAGAGAACTCACTCATCTTAAGAATCTCAAAATCTT TGATGTCTCTAATAATGACCTCTGTGGAACAATACCAGTAGATGGCAACTTCGgatctttcccaatggaaag CTTTGAGAACAACAGACTTAATGGTCCTGAGCTGAAAGGACTAGTTCCCTATGATTTTGGATGCTGA
- the LOC107619181 gene encoding uncharacterized protein LOC107619181, with protein sequence MILRRLGDMTISKRKYTRIDTLELKALLGRRVGHQRADKYFDQLRRLFSSKISKSEFDRVCIMVIGRENIPLHNQFIRAILKNACLAKFPPPPKPRGSARLGSVSSVEVSNGRQSSSILTPSGDALSRLAAQDLKFKARQNSLGKQQSLASDEFAFKTQEQQSATELNSLDSRAPVSVEDGEEVRQTAGSPSIQSRSPVTAPLGISMNLGCNRKLASNVSLCSKYYPETCHSMGDLPDTRSLRRRLEQKLEKEGLTVTVDCVNLLNNALDSYMKRLIESSLVLAGSRVGNEQIRLPSRQLINSNGMLPRRYMQTAPRLAKASILDFCLAMELNPQVLGPDWPMQLERISIRASEE encoded by the coding sequence ATGATTCTGAGAAGACTGGGTGACATGACGATATCCAAAAGGAAGTACACTCGAATCGACACTTTGGAGCTGAAGGCACTACTTGGCCGGAGGGTTGGTCATCAGAGAGCTGACAAGTACTTTGATCAACTCAGAAGATTGTTCAGTTCAAAGATCAGCAAATCAGAGTTCGACAGGGTTTGCATCATGGTCATTGGGAGGGAAAACATCCCTCTTCACAACCAGTTCATTAGGGCAATTCTCAAGAATGCTTGTCTTGCCAAATTCCCGCCGCCGCCGAAGCCGAGAGGTTCTGCCAGACTGGGAAGTGTTTCCAGTGTGGAAGTTTCTAATGGGAGGCAAAGCAGCTCTATACTAACACCATCAGGGGATGCATTATCCCGGTTAGCTGCACAAGATCTCAAGTTCAAAGCCCGCCAAAATTCTCTTGGCAAGCAACAAAGTCTGGCATCTGATGAATTTGCCTTCAAGACACAAGAGCAGCAGAGTGCAACTGAACTGAATTCCCTTGACAGTAGAGCTCCTGTTTCTGTTGAAGATGGAGAAGAAGTTAGACAAACGGCTGGAAGCCCCAGCATCCAAAGCAGGAGCCCAGTTACAGCACCCCTTGGTATATCCATGAATTTAGGTTGCAATCGGAAGCTTGCATCAAATGTATCTTTATGTAGTAAATATTATCCCGAGACCTGTCACAGCATGGGAGATCTCCCCGACACGAGATCTTTGAGGAGAAGGTTAGAGCAGAAGTTGGAGAAGGAAGGTTTAACTGTGACAGTGGATTGTGTAAATCTTTTGAATAATGCATTGGATTCATATATGAAGAGGTTGATTGAATCCTCCCTGGTTTTAGCTGGGTCAAGAGTTGGAAACGAGCAAATAAGGCTGCCGAGTCGACAGCTGATTAATTCAAACGGAATGCTACCAAGAAGGTACATGCAAACAGCACCTAGATTGGCCAAAGCATCAATCTTAGATTTTTGTCTTGCGATGGAGCTAAATCCGCAAGTTCTTGGACCAGATTGGCCGATGCAGCTTGAGAGGATTTCCATACGTGCTTCTGAAGAATGA
- the LOC107616809 gene encoding probable prolyl 4-hydroxylase 9 isoform X4, with amino-acid sequence MKGKAKRSKVKLGVPVLVMVCSLFFFTGLFVSPMLFNFQDFGDVGQGQPWSRLLQESAAKEYGKSGDPFLHSISFQILSWRPRIVYFPNFTTADVCEKIIEMAKPKLEPSKLALREGETVESTKGTRTSSGAFISASEDKSGILDFIEKKIAKVTMIPTSHGEAFNILRYEVLQKYDTHYDAFDPFEYGNVRSQRDGLNMDIGYDYKQCIGLKVKPRQGDGLLFYSVLPDGNIDKTSLHGSCPVIEGEKWVATKWINDKKQHY; translated from the exons ATGAAAGGGAAAGCCAAAAGATCGAAAGTGAAGTTGGGGGTTCCTGTTCTGGTAATGGTTTGCTCCCTTTTCTTCTTTACTGGGCTCTTTGTATCTCCTATGCTCTTCAACTTTCAG GATTTTGGTGACGTGGGACAGGGGCAACCGTGGTCGAGATTGCTTCAGGAATCTGCTGCCAAAGAATATGGCAAGTCTGGAGACCCCTTTCTTCATTCAATCTCATTTCAG ATTTTGAGTTGGCGACCAAGGATAGTTTACTTTCCGAATTTCACAACTGCAGATGTATGCGAAAAAATAATTGAAATGGCAAAGCCTAAATTGGAACCCTCTAAATTGGCATTGAGGGAAGGAGAAACTGTTGAGAGCACAAAAGGCACTCGAACAAG TTCAGGTGCATTCATCTCTGCATCAGAAGACAAATCTGGTATCTTAGACttcattgaaaagaaaattgctaAGGTTACAATGATACCAACGAGTCATGGAGAA GCATTCAATATACTGAGATATGAGGTTCTTCAGAAATATGATACTCATTATGATGCCTTCGACCCATTTGAATATGGAAATGTTCGGAGCCAAAGG GATGGTTTGAACATGGACATTGGTTATGATTATAAACAATGCATTGGTTTGAAGGTGAAGCCAAGACAAGGTGACGGGCTTTTATTCTATTCAGTTCTTCCAGATGGGAACATTGATAAG ACTTCTCTTCATGGAAGCTGTCCAGTGATTGAGGGGGAGAAATGGGTGGCAACTAAGTGGATCAATGATAAAAAGCAACACTACTAA
- the LOC107619297 gene encoding 40S ribosomal protein S29 produces the protein MGHSNVWNSHPKNYGPGSRTCRVCGNPHGLIRKYGLMCCRQCFRSNAKEIGFIKYR, from the exons ATGGGTCACTCCAACGTTTGGAACTCTCACCCCAAGAACTACGGTCCTGGTTCTCGCACCTG CCGTGTGTGTGGAAACCCCCATGGATTGATCAGGAAGTATGGGCTCATGTGCTGCAGGCAGTGCTTCCGCAGCAACGCTAAGGAAATCGGATTCATCAAG TACCGCTGA
- the LOC107616809 gene encoding probable prolyl 4-hydroxylase 9 isoform X3: MKGKAKRSKVKLGVPVLDFGDVGQGQPWSRLLQESAAKEYGKSGDPFLHSISFQILSWRPRIVYFPNFTTADVCEKIIEMAKPKLEPSKLALREGETVESTKGTRTSSGAFISASEDKSGILDFIEKKIAKVTMIPTSHGEAFNILRYEVLQKYDTHYDAFDPFEYGNVRSQRIASFLLYLSTVEAGGETMFPFEDGLNMDIGYDYKQCIGLKVKPRQGDGLLFYSVLPDGNIDKTSLHGSCPVIEGEKWVATKWINDKKQHY, translated from the exons ATGAAAGGGAAAGCCAAAAGATCGAAAGTGAAGTTGGGGGTTCCTGTTCTG GATTTTGGTGACGTGGGACAGGGGCAACCGTGGTCGAGATTGCTTCAGGAATCTGCTGCCAAAGAATATGGCAAGTCTGGAGACCCCTTTCTTCATTCAATCTCATTTCAG ATTTTGAGTTGGCGACCAAGGATAGTTTACTTTCCGAATTTCACAACTGCAGATGTATGCGAAAAAATAATTGAAATGGCAAAGCCTAAATTGGAACCCTCTAAATTGGCATTGAGGGAAGGAGAAACTGTTGAGAGCACAAAAGGCACTCGAACAAG TTCAGGTGCATTCATCTCTGCATCAGAAGACAAATCTGGTATCTTAGACttcattgaaaagaaaattgctaAGGTTACAATGATACCAACGAGTCATGGAGAA GCATTCAATATACTGAGATATGAGGTTCTTCAGAAATATGATACTCATTATGATGCCTTCGACCCATTTGAATATGGAAATGTTCGGAGCCAAAGG ATTGCTTCGTTTTTACTATACCTATCAACTGTAGAAGCAGGAGGAGAAACCATGTTCCCTTTTGAG GATGGTTTGAACATGGACATTGGTTATGATTATAAACAATGCATTGGTTTGAAGGTGAAGCCAAGACAAGGTGACGGGCTTTTATTCTATTCAGTTCTTCCAGATGGGAACATTGATAAG ACTTCTCTTCATGGAAGCTGTCCAGTGATTGAGGGGGAGAAATGGGTGGCAACTAAGTGGATCAATGATAAAAAGCAACACTACTAA
- the LOC107618582 gene encoding protein FAR-RED IMPAIRED RESPONSE 1, protein MVDALNEVQRSGNAFVVPAKRDAVLFEGDKDLEPHNGIEFESHEAAYSFYQEYAKSMGFTTSIKNSRRSKKTKEFIDAKFACSRYGVTPESDSGSSRRPSVKKTDCKACMHVKRRSEGKWIIHEFIKEHNHELLPALAYHFRIHRNVKLAEKNNIDILHAVSERTRKMYVEMSRQSGGCRNTGSLLGDANDQFDRGRQLALDEGDAHFILEYFKRIQKENPYFFYAIDLNEEQRLRNLFWVDAKSRNDYLSFNDAVSFDTTYIKSNDKLPFAPFIGVNHHSQPILLGCALLADETKPTFVWLMKTWLRAMGGQAPKIIITDQDKALKTAIEEVFPNARHCFALWHILERIPENLSSVIKQYKNFLRKLNKCIFKSWTDEEFDMRWWKMVTRFELQDDLWCQSLYEDRKKWVPTYMGDTFLAGMSTPQRSESMNSFFDKYIHKKITLKEFVKQYGLILQNRYEEEAIADFDTLHKQPALRSPSPWEKQMSTVYTHAIFKKFQVEVLGVAGCQSRTEPGDGSITKFIVQDYEKDEEFLVTWNELSSDVSCFCRLFEYKGILCRHALSVLQRCGCSSVPPHYVMKRWTKDAKSREPMADRTQKVQTRVQRYNDLCKRAIDLSEEGSLSEESYSVVFRTLVDTLKNCVYVNNSNNNGAETSNNSFSVHEAEENQGTLQLKASKKRGTARKRKVQSDQEVMLVDTQDSLQQMDNLSSDTITLNGYYGTQQSMQGLVRLNLMEPPHDGYYVNQQNMQGLGPLNSMAPSHDGFFGAQQSIHGLGGQLEFRPATSFGYSLQDEPDPLFHGSSSRNT, encoded by the exons ATGGTTGATGCTTTGAATGAAGTGCAACGCAGCGGCAATGCATTTGTTGTTCCTGCTAAGAGGGATGCTGTATTGTTTGAAGGAGACAAAGATTTAGAGCCACACAATGGGATTGAATTCGAATCTCATGAAGCAGCATATTCATTTTATCAGGAATATGCCAAATCAATGGGATTCACAACTTCGATCAAGAATAGCAGACGctcaaagaaaacaaaagaatttATTGATGCCAAATTTGCGTGCTCTCGGTATGGCGTTACACCTGAGTCTGACAGCGGGAGCAGTCGAAGACCCAGTGTAAAGAAGACAGATTGCAAAGCCTGCATGCATGTGAAAAGAAGGTCAGAAGGGAAGTGGATCATTCATGAATTTATAAAGGAACACAACCATGAACTCTTACCGGCTTTGGCATATCATTTTCGTATTCATAGGAATGTCAAGTTAGCTGAAAAGAATAATATTGATATTTTGCATGCTGTTAGTGAACGAACCAGAAAAATGTATGTTGAGATGTCTAGGCAGTCTGGTGGGTGTCGAAATACTGGATCCCTCTTGGGGGACGCAAATGATCAGTTTGACAGAGGCCGACAGTTGGCTTTGGATGAGGGAGATGCCCATTTCATACTGGAGTATTTTAAGCGCATCCAAAAGGAGAACCCCTATTTCTTCTATGCTATCGATTTAAATGAAGAGCAACGTTTAAGGAATCTATTCTGGGTTGATGCAAAAAGTAGGAACGATTATCTTAGCTTTAATGATGCAGTCTCATTTGATACCACTTACATCAAAAGCAATGATAAGTTACCATTTGCTCCTTTCATTGGGGTGAATCATCACTCTCAACCTATATTGCTTGGGTGTGCTTTGCTTGCAGATGAGACCAAGCCAACATTTGTCTGGTTAATGAAGACATGGCTTAGAGCGATGGGAGGGCAAGCTCCCAAAATTATAATTACCGATCAAGACAAAGCCTTGAAGACAGCAATTGAAGAAGTCTTCCCAAATGCGAGACATTGCTTTGCTCTTTGGCACATACTTGAAAGGATACCTGAAAATCTATCTTCTGTGATCAAGCAGTATAAGAACTTCTTGCGAAAGTTAAACAAGTGCATTTTTAAGTCATGGACTGATGAAGAGTTTGACATGAGATGGTGGAAAATGGTCACTAGATTTGAACTTCAAGATGATCTATGGTGTCAATCACTGTATGAAGATCGGAAAAAGTGGGTGCCAACTTATATGGGGGATACTTTTTTAGCTGGAATGTCTACACCTCAGCGTTCTGAAAGTATGAACTCTTTCTTTGACAAATACATACACAAGAAAATCACCCTTAAAGAGTTTGTGAAACAATATGGGTTAATCCTTCAGAATAGGTATGAAGAGGAGGCAATTGCAGATTTTGATACATTGCACAAGCAGCCAGCACTCAGATCTCCTTCACCTTGGGAAAAACAAATGTCAACGGTTTATACACATGCTATATTTAAGAAATTCCAAGTTGAAGTTTTGGGTGTAGCTGGCTGTCAATCTAGAACAGAGCCTGGTGATGGATCAATTACAAAGTTTATAGTTCAAGATTATGAGAAAGATGAAGAGTTTTTGGTTACATGGAATGAGttgagctcagatgtctcttgtTTCTGTCGATTGTTTGAATATAAAGGTATCCTTTGCAGGCATGCGTTAAGTGTTCTCCAACGTTGTGGTTGTTCAAGTGTTCCACCTCATTATGTTATGAAAAGATGGACGAAAGATGCCAAAAGTAGGGAACCCATGGCAGATAGGACTCAGAAAGTACAAACAAGGGTGCAGCGTTATAATGATTTGTGTAAACGTGCTATTGATTTGAGTGAAGAAGGATCACTGTCTGAAGAGAGCTATAGTGTTGTTTTCCGTACACTTGTTGATACCCTGAAGAACTGTGTATATGTAAATAATTCTAACAACAATGGTGCAGAAACTAGCAACAATTCTTTTTCCGTTCATGAAGCAGAAGAAAATCAGGGTACCCTTCAATTGAAAGCAAGTAAGAAGAGGGGCACTGCTAGGAAAAGAAAG GTGCAGTCAGACCAGGAAGTTATGCTTGTTGACACACAAGATAGCCTGCAGCAAATG GATAATCTAAGCTCAGACACAATAACACTCAATGGATACTATGGTACCCAGCAGAGCATGCAAGGACTG GTACGGTTGAACTTAATGGAGCCGCCTCATGATGGTTACTATGTCAATCAACAGAATATGCAAGGCTTG GGTCCCTTGAATTCTATGGCTCCTAGCCATGATGGGTTTTTTGGAGCTCAGCAAAGCATTCATGGGCTG GGAGGGCAACTGGAATTCCGCCCTGCTACTTCTTTCGGATATAGCCTTCAG GATGAGCCTGATCCTCTGTTCCATGGCAGTAGTTCTAGAAATACTTAG